A part of Nostoc sp. HK-01 genomic DNA contains:
- a CDS encoding transposase encodes MPSNLKWEDIKELRILPRNRCFYAEFVYPVEDIKSQLNASNVLGIDHGINNWLTCVSNIGTSFIIDGKHLKSLNQWYNKRVSRLKKNKEQGFWSKPLAAITEKRNRQMKDAVNKAARMVINHCLLNNIG; translated from the coding sequence ATGCCATCAAACTTAAAATGGGAGGACATTAAAGAACTCAGAATATTGCCCAGAAATAGATGTTTTTATGCTGAGTTTGTTTATCCGGTTGAAGATATCAAATCTCAATTAAACGCAAGTAATGTACTAGGGATTGATCATGGAATCAATAATTGGTTAACTTGCGTTAGCAATATTGGCACAAGCTTTATTATTGATGGAAAGCACCTCAAGTCTCTTAATCAATGGTATAACAAGCGAGTATCCAGACTCAAAAAGAACAAAGAGCAAGGTTTCTGGTCTAAACCACTAGCTGCAATCACAGAAAAGCGTAATCGCCAGATGAAAGATGCCGTTAATAAAGCAGCAAGAATGGTCATTAACCACTGTCTGTTAAATAACATTGGTTGA
- a CDS encoding transposase, with product MGRKANQKFVQIPTAKLKERISQLCQQYGIDFVETEEANTSAASFVDGDSFPKHGEKPSWWKSSGKRVKRGLFRTASNWYTNADANGAANIISKVAATLGINLSGVSRGALTTPLRVYLWTLKNPPTFCLNERSET from the coding sequence ATGGGGCGAAAAGCTAATCAGAAATTTGTCCAAATCCCCACAGCCAAACTTAAAGAACGTATCTCTCAACTTTGTCAACAATATGGAATTGATTTTGTAGAAACTGAAGAAGCAAATACTTCTGCTGCATCGTTTGTAGATGGTGACAGTTTCCCAAAACATGGCGAAAAACCCTCATGGTGGAAGTCATCAGGTAAGCGAGTAAAACGCGGTTTATTTCGTACTGCAAGCAATTGGTATACAAATGCGGATGCCAATGGAGCAGCAAATATAATTTCCAAAGTAGCGGCAACATTGGGGATTAACCTCAGTGGAGTCAGTAGAGGCGCATTGACTACGCCATTAAGGGTCTATTTGTGGACTCTTAAGAATCCCCCGACTTTTTGTTTAAATGAGCGTAGCGAAACTTAA
- a CDS encoding integral membrane sensor signal transduction histidine kinase codes for MKTCSSSSKFWALPLQLVLIVPFVVQVFGAVALVGYLSFKNGEKAVEDLSKQLMKRTSSEVNHHLDAYLSIPHKVIQINANAIRMGLLDVRDRKTIGKFFWYQMQAYDLTYISINLPTGEGGGAGRYDGKTVTIDENTIKTPSLPKNSKTYLTDNDGNRTQLLSTATWDTLNEPNYTEPAKAGKQIWTRIYTYYDPAYPPYIAASAGSPVYNPSKKLIAVVGVDIHLLKLSEFLRTLDISRSGQVFIVERDGMLVANSCPDQPFTVNKNEIKRLKATQSPNPVVQGIAKQLQQRIPNLRTITSTQELQVNFQGEDYSVHIAPWRDSYGLDWLVMTSIPHSAFMSQINANTQITVLLCFVALVLATISGIFTGHWISHPVMRLKQASQAMASGNLVQTVTDGNILELNVLAHSFNHMAGQLRQSFLTLENSNAELEARVEARTFELKTTLSELQLTQAQVVQSEKMSSLGQLVAGIAHEINNPVNFIHGNITHLDEYTQNLLQMIYFCQERYSSHDPEIQALAQEIDLEFLKDDLQKMLSSMKMGTERIRNIVLSLRNFSRMDEAEFKTVDIHEGIESTLLILQYRLKEKPDRTAIEVIRDYGNLPQVECYPGQLNQVLMNILVNAIDAIDEVDSKRTYQPIQENLSQIIISTSVINSQLVEISITDNAQGMPEMVQKRLFDPFFTTKPVGKGTGMGMAISYQIITEKHKGKLQCFSTIGEGTKFIIQLPIQQ; via the coding sequence ATGAAAACCTGTTCATCATCTAGCAAATTCTGGGCATTGCCATTGCAGCTTGTCCTCATTGTCCCTTTCGTGGTGCAAGTTTTTGGTGCAGTGGCTTTGGTGGGATACTTGTCGTTTAAAAATGGTGAGAAGGCAGTTGAGGATCTATCAAAGCAGTTAATGAAGCGAACAAGTAGTGAGGTAAATCATCATTTAGATGCTTACTTGTCAATTCCGCATAAAGTCATCCAGATCAATGCTAATGCAATTCGTATGGGATTACTAGATGTCCGAGATCGCAAAACTATTGGCAAATTCTTCTGGTACCAAATGCAAGCCTATGATCTGACCTACATCAGCATAAATCTACCAACTGGGGAAGGAGGTGGAGCCGGTCGCTATGATGGCAAAACAGTTACGATCGACGAGAACACTATCAAAACACCTAGTTTGCCAAAAAATTCTAAAACTTACTTGACAGACAACGATGGCAATCGTACTCAACTGTTGTCTACCGCTACATGGGATACGCTGAATGAACCTAATTACACGGAACCTGCCAAAGCTGGAAAACAAATTTGGACAAGGATATACACCTACTATGATCCTGCCTATCCTCCCTATATTGCAGCATCAGCAGGTAGCCCGGTTTACAATCCTAGTAAAAAGCTGATTGCCGTGGTGGGGGTTGACATTCACTTATTGAAATTGAGCGAATTTCTGCGAACATTAGATATCAGTCGCTCTGGACAAGTATTTATTGTCGAACGTGACGGGATGTTGGTTGCTAATTCTTGTCCAGACCAACCTTTTACTGTCAACAAGAACGAAATTAAACGCCTGAAAGCAACACAGAGTCCTAATCCAGTTGTGCAGGGGATTGCTAAACAGCTTCAACAAAGAATTCCTAATCTTCGGACAATTACTAGTACCCAAGAACTGCAAGTCAATTTTCAAGGAGAAGATTATTCTGTGCATATTGCGCCTTGGCGCGACTCTTATGGCTTGGACTGGCTGGTTATGACCAGCATCCCACACAGTGCCTTTATGTCCCAAATCAATGCTAATACCCAGATTACTGTTTTACTTTGTTTTGTGGCACTTGTATTAGCAACCATAAGTGGTATTTTTACCGGACACTGGATTTCACATCCTGTCATGCGTCTGAAGCAGGCAAGCCAGGCGATGGCATCTGGCAATTTAGTCCAAACAGTTACAGATGGCAATATTCTAGAACTTAACGTCCTTGCCCATTCGTTTAACCACATGGCAGGGCAACTACGTCAATCTTTTCTTACTTTAGAAAATAGTAATGCCGAACTGGAAGCGCGAGTTGAAGCACGGACTTTTGAACTCAAAACGACCTTAAGTGAGTTGCAGCTTACCCAAGCACAAGTAGTTCAAAGTGAAAAAATGTCTAGCCTGGGTCAACTCGTAGCAGGTATTGCCCATGAAATCAATAACCCAGTCAACTTTATTCACGGCAATATTACTCACTTGGATGAATATACACAAAACTTGTTGCAGATGATTTATTTTTGCCAAGAACGCTATTCTAGCCATGATCCAGAAATTCAAGCATTAGCCCAGGAAATTGATCTAGAATTCCTCAAAGATGATTTACAGAAGATGCTATCTTCAATGAAAATGGGGACTGAGAGGATTCGTAATATCGTGCTATCGCTGCGGAATTTTTCGCGTATGGATGAAGCGGAATTTAAGACAGTTGATATTCATGAAGGCATCGAAAGTACGCTATTGATTCTGCAATACCGCCTCAAAGAAAAACCAGATCGCACAGCAATTGAAGTAATTCGAGATTATGGCAATTTGCCGCAAGTAGAATGCTATCCTGGTCAACTAAATCAAGTTTTGATGAATATTCTGGTTAATGCAATAGATGCCATTGATGAAGTAGATAGCAAGCGCACTTATCAACCAATACAGGAAAATCTCAGCCAAATTATTATCAGCACTTCCGTAATTAATTCTCAATTGGTAGAAATTTCGATTACTGATAATGCACAAGGAATGCCAGAAATGGTTCAAAAACGACTATTCGATCCATTCTTTACTACAAAGCCTGTAGGTAAAGGTACAGGTATGGGTATGGCAATCAGCTACCAAATCATTACAGAAAAACACAAAGGGAAATTGCAATGTTTTTCTACCATTGGTGAGGGTACTAAATTTATAATTCAGTTGCCTATCCAACAGTAA